The Pseudodesulfovibrio sp. zrk46 genome contains a region encoding:
- the fdnG gene encoding formate dehydrogenase-N subunit alpha, translated as MHTNRRNFLKLSATAAVATAFGGLGLGCTAAKSQMADRVQAMSPKWSKQTTTICCYCAVGCGLVVNTSLKDMKAVNVEGDPDHPINEGALCAKGASIWQLAENDRRPDSVLYRAPYSTKFKKISLHKALEMIAERVKKTRDETFTRINKRGETVNRCDGIASLGSAALDNEECWAYQTMLRSLGLVYIEHQARIUHSATVAALAESFGRGAMTNHWIDLQNSDCILIMGSNAAENHPISFKWVTKAQEKGATLIHVDPRYTRTSAKADMWAGIRSGADIAVLGGLIKYILDNDLIFKDYVVNYTNASFIVGDKYAFNDGLFAGYDPKTKTYDKSNWAFAMDSKGVPKRDTSLKDPKCVYQMLKKHYERYNLDDVSSMSGMSKEELVKLYDAFSATGKADKAGTIMYAMGWTQHTVGVQNIRAMAMIQLLLGNIGIAGGGVNALRGESNVQGSTDHCLLFHILPGYLKTPKASQQTFAEYNAAYTPKSNDPMSANWWQNYPKYSASLIKSMWMDDDPKVAYNYLPRLDSGAASEYAWLTLFDKMDKGQFKGLFAWGMNPACSGANANKNRRALSKLDWLVNVNIFPNETGWFWEGPDMDPKSIKTEVFFLPCAVSIEKEGSVTNSGRWMQWRYKGPDAPNPEVHLPDGDLMYELMKEIQHLYKKDGGVYPDPITRLSWNGIATNGVFDAHKTAKLINGFFTRDTTVKGKKFSAGELVPSFAYLQDDGSTCSGNWLYCNSYTEKGNMAARRSLAQTPEQAKIGLYPNFSWCWPVNRRILYNRASVDLQGNAWNPEKPVIQWTGGKTKWKGDVPDGGWAPGTKHAFIMRKHGFGQLYGPGRADGPLPEYYEPLECPVKEHPFSGTLHNPTAISFDAEKKAVCDPKFPFVGTTYRVTEHWQTGVMTRNQGWLTEAEPQVFVEMSPELAELRGIENGEKVMIDSVRGSIWAIAIVTKRLKPFTVQGTTVHQVGLPWHFGWTWPKDGGDSSNILTPSVGDPNTGIPETKAFMVNVKKM; from the coding sequence ATGCATACCAACCGAAGGAACTTCCTCAAGCTCTCCGCCACCGCGGCCGTAGCAACGGCGTTTGGTGGACTGGGACTGGGCTGTACCGCAGCGAAGAGTCAGATGGCAGATCGCGTGCAGGCCATGTCGCCCAAGTGGAGCAAACAAACCACCACCATCTGCTGCTACTGTGCAGTGGGTTGCGGCCTCGTCGTCAACACATCCCTCAAGGACATGAAGGCTGTAAACGTCGAAGGTGACCCGGACCATCCCATCAACGAAGGCGCACTCTGTGCCAAGGGCGCATCCATCTGGCAACTCGCCGAAAATGATCGCCGCCCGGATTCCGTGCTTTACCGCGCACCCTACTCCACCAAATTCAAGAAGATTTCCCTGCACAAAGCACTGGAAATGATCGCTGAACGCGTCAAGAAGACCCGTGATGAAACCTTCACCCGCATCAACAAGCGCGGTGAAACGGTCAACCGTTGTGATGGCATCGCCTCCCTCGGTTCCGCCGCTCTCGATAACGAGGAGTGCTGGGCTTACCAGACCATGCTCCGCAGCCTCGGCCTGGTCTATATTGAGCACCAGGCGCGTATCTGACACAGCGCAACTGTTGCGGCTCTGGCAGAGTCGTTCGGACGCGGCGCGATGACCAATCACTGGATCGATCTCCAGAACTCTGATTGCATTCTTATAATGGGCAGTAACGCTGCCGAAAACCATCCCATTTCCTTCAAATGGGTGACCAAGGCACAGGAAAAGGGCGCAACCCTGATCCACGTCGACCCCCGCTACACCAGGACCTCGGCAAAAGCCGATATGTGGGCCGGAATCCGCTCCGGTGCCGATATTGCCGTCCTCGGTGGCCTGATCAAGTACATCCTCGACAACGACCTTATCTTCAAGGATTACGTGGTCAACTACACCAACGCCTCCTTTATCGTCGGTGACAAGTACGCCTTCAACGACGGCCTCTTCGCCGGTTACGACCCGAAGACCAAGACCTACGACAAGTCCAATTGGGCATTCGCCATGGACTCCAAGGGCGTTCCCAAGCGTGACACCTCTCTCAAAGATCCCAAGTGCGTCTATCAGATGCTCAAGAAGCACTACGAGCGCTACAACCTTGACGACGTTTCCTCCATGTCCGGCATGAGCAAGGAAGAGTTGGTCAAACTGTACGACGCATTCTCAGCGACCGGTAAGGCCGACAAGGCCGGTACCATCATGTACGCAATGGGCTGGACCCAGCATACCGTCGGTGTGCAGAACATCCGCGCCATGGCCATGATCCAGTTGCTGCTCGGTAACATCGGTATTGCCGGTGGCGGTGTTAACGCACTGCGCGGCGAGTCCAATGTTCAGGGCTCCACTGACCACTGCCTGCTGTTCCACATTCTGCCCGGTTATCTGAAGACGCCCAAGGCCTCCCAGCAGACCTTCGCAGAATACAATGCAGCCTACACTCCGAAATCCAACGATCCCATGTCCGCGAACTGGTGGCAGAACTACCCGAAGTATTCCGCCTCCCTGATCAAGTCCATGTGGATGGATGACGACCCGAAGGTCGCCTACAACTATCTGCCTCGCCTCGACAGCGGCGCCGCCAGCGAATACGCATGGCTGACCCTGTTCGACAAGATGGACAAAGGCCAGTTCAAGGGCCTGTTCGCCTGGGGCATGAACCCGGCTTGTTCCGGCGCCAACGCCAACAAGAACCGCCGCGCCCTGTCCAAGCTCGACTGGCTGGTCAACGTCAACATCTTCCCCAATGAAACCGGTTGGTTCTGGGAAGGTCCGGACATGGATCCCAAGTCGATCAAGACAGAAGTCTTCTTCCTGCCTTGCGCAGTCTCCATCGAGAAGGAAGGCTCGGTCACCAACTCCGGTCGCTGGATGCAGTGGCGCTACAAGGGTCCGGATGCACCGAACCCCGAAGTCCACCTCCCGGACGGCGACCTCATGTACGAGCTGATGAAAGAAATTCAGCATCTGTACAAAAAGGACGGCGGCGTCTATCCCGACCCGATCACCCGTCTGAGTTGGAACGGCATCGCCACCAACGGCGTGTTCGATGCACACAAGACCGCCAAGCTCATCAACGGTTTCTTCACCCGCGACACCACCGTCAAGGGCAAGAAGTTCTCCGCCGGTGAACTGGTACCCAGCTTCGCTTACCTGCAGGACGACGGTTCCACCTGCTCCGGTAATTGGCTGTACTGCAACTCCTACACCGAGAAGGGCAACATGGCCGCTCGCCGCAGCCTCGCCCAGACCCCGGAACAGGCCAAGATCGGTCTGTATCCGAACTTCTCATGGTGTTGGCCCGTCAACCGCCGCATCCTCTACAACCGCGCATCCGTCGACCTTCAGGGTAATGCCTGGAACCCGGAAAAGCCGGTTATCCAGTGGACTGGCGGCAAGACCAAGTGGAAGGGCGACGTGCCCGATGGTGGCTGGGCTCCCGGCACCAAGCACGCCTTCATCATGCGCAAGCACGGCTTCGGCCAGCTGTACGGTCCCGGCCGCGCAGACGGTCCGCTGCCTGAGTACTACGAGCCGCTGGAATGCCCCGTTAAGGAGCACCCCTTCTCCGGTACGCTCCACAACCCCACGGCCATTTCCTTCGATGCAGAGAAGAAGGCCGTATGTGATCCCAAGTTCCCCTTCGTTGGCACCACCTACCGTGTCACCGAGCACTGGCAGACCGGCGTCATGACCCGTAACCAGGGCTGGCTGACTGAAGCCGAGCCTCAGGTCTTCGTGGAAATGAGCCCGGAACTGGCAGAACTCAGGGGTATTGAAAACGGCGAAAAGGTCATGATTGACTCCGTGCGTGGCTCCATCTGGGCCATCGCCATCGTCACCAAGCGCCTCAAGCCCTTCACCGTTCAGGGTACCACCGTCCATCAGGTCGGCCTGCCCTGGCACTTTGGCTGGACATGGCCCAAGGATGGCGGCGACTCCTCCAACATCCTGACCCCGTCCGTAGGCGACCCGAATACGGGTATTCCCGAAACCAAGGCGTTCATGGTCAACGTCAAGAAGATGTAA
- a CDS encoding 4Fe-4S dicluster domain-containing protein codes for MSKTFFVDLTKCTACRGCQIACKQWKKLPAEKTENWGSHQNPKDLSGKTIRLVRFNEVEVDGRLEWLFFPEQCRHCVEPPCLDAMTVPGAIVHDEETGAVVYTELTAKEKDPDSFQASCPYDIPRYDKDTGRVMKCDMCIDRVKAGMKPACVLSCPTGTMNFGDREEMMALAEEALTKAQEKWPNAELVDADDVRVIYLVQTDPDSYYEMLSADASSIQKGPMSRKQFLAKLGRPVKRMTS; via the coding sequence ATGAGTAAGACATTCTTCGTAGACCTGACCAAGTGTACTGCCTGCCGTGGTTGCCAGATTGCCTGCAAGCAATGGAAAAAACTCCCTGCCGAGAAGACCGAGAACTGGGGATCCCATCAGAATCCCAAGGACCTCTCCGGCAAGACAATCCGACTGGTCCGCTTCAATGAAGTGGAAGTAGACGGCAGACTCGAATGGCTGTTCTTCCCGGAACAGTGCCGTCACTGCGTCGAACCGCCGTGTCTCGACGCCATGACCGTTCCCGGTGCCATCGTTCACGATGAAGAAACCGGCGCCGTCGTCTACACCGAGTTGACCGCAAAGGAAAAGGATCCGGATTCCTTCCAGGCTTCCTGTCCTTACGACATCCCGCGGTACGACAAGGATACCGGCCGTGTCATGAAATGCGACATGTGCATCGACCGTGTCAAAGCCGGCATGAAGCCCGCTTGCGTACTTAGTTGTCCGACCGGCACCATGAACTTTGGTGACCGCGAAGAGATGATGGCCCTCGCAGAAGAGGCCCTGACCAAGGCGCAAGAGAAGTGGCCCAACGCTGAGCTTGTGGATGCCGACGACGTTCGTGTCATCTACCTCGTTCAGACCGATCCAGACAGTTATTACGAGATGCTGTCCGCCGACGCCTCTTCCATCCAGAAGGGCCCCATGTCCAGGAAGCAGTTCCTGGCCAAGCTCGGCCGCCCGGTCAAACGCATGACCAGCTAG
- a CDS encoding NAD-dependent deacylase, translating to MSNHALENAAKVLRESRCTIAFTGAGISVESGIPPFRGPGGVWSKYDPAMFEKHYFKRHPDEVWPLLKKIFYDMIGKAEPNPAHYALSELEDHGKLAGIITQNIDGLHQQAGSQQVYEYHGSTRRMQCMDCRLYFDSPTISLDRLPPPCPACGGLLKPDFVFFGEGVSSDVHYEATALAKQADVCLIVGTGGEVMPAGRIPYIVKNRGGTLIEINLYDTGYSYSTSDYYLQGKAGTRLPELVREVLG from the coding sequence ATGTCTAATCACGCCCTTGAAAATGCTGCCAAAGTGCTTCGTGAATCCCGCTGTACCATCGCCTTTACGGGTGCGGGAATCTCTGTGGAGTCAGGAATCCCGCCGTTTCGCGGACCGGGAGGAGTCTGGTCCAAGTATGATCCGGCCATGTTTGAAAAACATTATTTCAAACGTCATCCGGATGAGGTCTGGCCGCTCCTGAAGAAAATATTCTATGACATGATCGGAAAGGCTGAGCCCAATCCCGCGCATTATGCCCTGTCAGAATTGGAAGACCATGGCAAGCTGGCTGGGATCATCACCCAGAATATCGACGGCCTTCATCAGCAGGCCGGGTCTCAACAGGTTTACGAATACCACGGCTCCACCCGCAGGATGCAGTGCATGGACTGCCGCTTGTACTTCGATAGTCCCACGATCTCTCTGGATCGCCTGCCTCCGCCATGTCCGGCTTGTGGCGGGCTGCTCAAACCCGACTTTGTCTTCTTCGGTGAAGGCGTTTCCTCGGATGTGCATTACGAAGCCACAGCCCTCGCCAAGCAGGCCGACGTCTGCCTTATCGTGGGGACCGGCGGCGAAGTCATGCCTGCCGGGCGCATCCCCTACATAGTCAAAAATCGTGGGGGAACCCTCATCGAGATCAACCTCTACGACACGGGCTATTCATACAGCACCAGCGATTACTATCTCCAAGGAAAAGCCGGAACGCGCCTTCCTGAACTGGTGCGTGAAGTCCTGGGCTAG
- a CDS encoding U32 family peptidase, giving the protein MTTTGFIPELLAPAGDMEKLETAVLYGADAVYLGGDSLNLRAGASGFSYENLKKGIELAHAAGVKVYFTLNVYPRESMMPTVRKYIETLGELKPDAVIAADPGVIRLMRRELPEVDLHVSTQANTSNSESIRFWRECGAKRVNVARELRSQELMEMLAIARKQMPNMELEVFVHGAQCMAVSGRCYMSALLNDRPGNLGECSHPCRYEYRPTSVSFEERTRPGKPLWEMRDYDIEKGEEEFTFEGGEDFTFEPLGNDGSTREMADPALTMGHEEKGWTKIFAAQDLCLLHYIEWFSRMKVASIKLEGRTKSSAYLAQVVDAYKTALNDIPKGQFKPEKYLSELVNAATRPLTTGFFDPSRTGAIAMPPGEGEKRPVLARVLEKLDDGKWFIQTKSRWTTSNDMELMIPGMHRPRLSSEDYGVENDLGQGLEVSHPGQKATLICDHPDIKPGMFIRTPWDMDNLD; this is encoded by the coding sequence ATGACAACGACTGGATTCATACCGGAACTGCTGGCCCCTGCCGGGGACATGGAAAAATTGGAAACCGCCGTCCTGTATGGCGCGGACGCCGTCTATCTGGGCGGCGACAGCCTGAACCTGCGCGCAGGCGCAAGCGGCTTTTCCTACGAGAACCTGAAAAAGGGAATTGAACTGGCGCACGCTGCCGGAGTGAAGGTCTACTTCACCCTCAACGTGTACCCGCGCGAGTCCATGATGCCCACGGTTCGCAAGTATATAGAAACGCTTGGGGAATTGAAACCCGATGCTGTCATCGCCGCTGATCCCGGCGTGATCCGGCTGATGCGTCGTGAACTGCCCGAGGTGGACCTTCACGTCTCCACACAGGCCAACACCTCCAACTCCGAATCCATCCGTTTCTGGCGCGAATGCGGTGCCAAGCGCGTCAACGTGGCCCGCGAACTGCGCAGTCAGGAGCTCATGGAGATGCTCGCCATCGCCCGCAAGCAGATGCCCAACATGGAGCTGGAAGTTTTTGTCCACGGCGCACAGTGCATGGCCGTCTCCGGTCGCTGCTACATGTCCGCCCTGCTCAATGACCGCCCCGGCAACCTCGGCGAGTGCTCTCACCCCTGTCGCTACGAATACCGCCCCACCTCCGTATCATTCGAGGAACGCACCCGTCCGGGCAAGCCGCTCTGGGAGATGCGTGATTACGACATTGAAAAGGGCGAAGAAGAATTTACCTTTGAAGGTGGCGAAGATTTCACCTTCGAGCCCCTCGGCAACGATGGGTCGACCCGCGAAATGGCTGACCCGGCCCTGACTATGGGCCACGAAGAAAAGGGCTGGACCAAGATTTTCGCAGCGCAGGATCTCTGCCTGCTCCACTACATCGAGTGGTTCTCCCGCATGAAGGTGGCATCCATCAAGCTGGAAGGCCGCACCAAGAGTTCCGCCTACCTTGCGCAGGTAGTGGACGCCTACAAGACCGCCCTCAACGACATTCCCAAAGGCCAATTCAAGCCCGAGAAATATCTTTCCGAGCTGGTCAACGCCGCCACCCGGCCCCTGACCACCGGCTTCTTTGATCCCAGTCGTACCGGCGCCATTGCCATGCCTCCCGGCGAAGGCGAGAAGCGCCCGGTCCTTGCCCGCGTGCTCGAGAAGCTCGACGACGGCAAGTGGTTCATCCAGACCAAATCCCGCTGGACCACCTCCAATGACATGGAGTTGATGATTCCCGGCATGCATCGCCCGCGTCTGTCCAGTGAGGATTATGGCGTGGAGAATGATCTCGGACAGGGACTTGAGGTGAGTCATCCGGGACAGAAGGCGACGTTGATTTGTGATCATCCGGATATCAAGCCGGGTATGTTTATTCGTACGCCATGGGATATGGATAATCTGGATTAG